The sequence CCGACACCGCGCCCATAATCTGCTGCAACTCAGAGAGAAAGCCCTGCCAGGGCTCTTCTTCCATCGGGCCCTGATAGACACTGGCCAGCAGGCGGTCAAACTTCGGATCAATTAGCATGGTCAGATCGACGAACCTTATTATGTTTTCAGGACGCCAGTATACCCGAGATACCCAAAGGAAAAAGGCCTCGCAAGCGAGGCCCATAAGGAGAGGAGTTAGAGGCTTAAATCAGGCCGCGCTCTTTGGCCATATCCAGCGCCAGATCTTCGATCATGTCTTCCTGACCGCCCACTGTGCGGCGCTGTCCCAGTTCGACCAGAATATCCCGCGCCGACACGCCGTACTTGGCTTCCGCGCGCTTGGCGAACAGCAGGAACGATGAATAAACACCGGCATAACCCAGGGTCAGCGAGTCGCGGTCGATACGGATCGGGTGATCCATAATCGGCGTCACGCGGTCTTCGGCCACATCCATGATCTTGTAAAGATCGATACCGTGATCCGCTCCCATGCGGTCCAGCACCGCCACCAGGACTTCCAGCGGCGTATTCCCGGCGCCCGCGCCCAAGCCGGCAACAGAGCCGTCGATGCGGTTAGCACCGGCTTCCACTGCCACCAGCGAGTTCATCACGCCCAGGCTGAGGTTGTGGTGGGCGTGGAAACCCAGTTCGGTTTCCGGCTTCAGCTCGCGGCGCAGCAGCGCAATACGCTCCTGAACCTGATCCGGCAGCATGTAACCGGCGGAATCGGTGCAGTAAATACAGTTGGCGCCATAGGACTCCATCAACTTGGCCTGCACCACGATTTCTTCGGCGCTGATCATGTGGGTCATCATCAGGAAGCCAACGGTATCCAGGCCCATTTCACTGGCCATACCAATGTGCTGTTCAGACACATCGGCCTCTGTGCAGTGAGTGGCTACACGAATCGTGCTAACGCCCAGGTCCGCCGCCATTTTCAGGTGGTCAACCGTACCGATACCGGGCAGCAACAATGCAGAAATCTTGGCGTTTTTCACCGCACCAACAACCGCTTTCAGGTACTCCTCGTCGCTGTGCGCGGGAAACCCGTAGTTCACCGAAGCGCCACCCAGACCATCGCCGTGGGTCACTTCAATCAGCGGCATACCGGCCTGATCCAAGCCCGAGGCGATGCTGACCATTTCGTCTAGCGAGATCTGGTGGCGCTTGGCGTGCATCCCATCGCGCAGACACATATCGTGCAGAACGACTTTTTTACCTTCTAAATTCATCGTTGTCCCCTCAGGCAGCCGACGGTGAGAAACGGCCTGCCAGAATTTCTTCGGCAAACATCTCTGCGGTGCGCAGTGCCGCCGCAGTCATAATATCCAGGTTACCAGCGTACTTCGGCAGGAAGTCACCCAGGCCCTCAACCTCCATGAACATCGACACACGATTGCCATCGAAGATCGGCCCATTTTTCAGTCGGTAACCGGGCACGTATTTCTGCACCTCTGCGACCATATCGTCCACGGACTTGCGAATGGCCTCCTGATCGGGCTCGCCCTCGGTAAGACAGTGGATAGTGTCGCGCATGATCAGCGGCGGTTCCGCCGGATTGATGACGATAATCGCCTTGCCTTTGCTGGCACCACCGATTTTTTCCACAGCGCCTGCCGTGGTACGGGTGAACTCATCGATATTTTTGCGAGTGCCGGGGCCGACAGATTTGGAGCTGACGGTTGCCACGATTTCACCGTAGTTGACCGGCTGCACGCGGGACACGGCAGCAACCATCGGAATCGTTGCCTGACCGCCGCAGGTCACCATGTTTACGTTCATCACCTTTTCGGCCACGGCGTCTTTCAGATTGACCGGTGGTACGCAGTAAGGACCAATTGCGGCAGGCGTTAAATCCACCATCAGCGCGCCCTGCTCGTTCACCTTGCGCGAATTCTCCGCGTGAACATAGGCTGAGGTCGCATCGAAGCAAATCTGTACGCCGTCTTCACGCATGGTGGCCAACATGCCGTCCACGCCCTCAGAGGTCACTTTTAAGCCCATTTCCTTGGCACGTGCCAAGCCCGGAGAGTCAGGATCAACCCCAACCATCCACACAGGTTCGATCAGCTCGGAGCGCATTGCTTTCATCAACAGGTCTGTGCCGATATTGCCCGGCCCGATGATGGCCGCGCGGATTTTTTCAGCCATAGGATTTCTCACTGTCAGTCAGGCGCGTCGCGCCCGGAAATAAATTACGTTGTGCCCCCACAGAGGCGGTCTATCTGAGCACGATCAGACGAAGCTGATCTCAGCACTGCCAATGCCTTCCAGTTCCATGCGCAGGCTGTCGCCCGCTTGCACCGGCTCAAGCGGCACCAGTGAACCGGACAAAATGACCTCGCCCGCCTTGAACGGAATACCGAAGCGGCCCAGCGTATTCGCCAACCAGGCAACGGCTGTCAGCGGATTGCCCTGCACCGCCTCGCCCAGTCCCTCGCTGAGAAACTCGCCGTTCTTCCACACCTTGATTTTCAGCGCTGGCAAATCAAACGCCTTGGGGTCGGCTTCGGTCTCACCCAGCACGTACACACCGCAGGAGGCGTTGTCGGCTACGGTGTCTTGAATGGCAATCTTCCAGTTGTCGATACGCGAATCGACAATTTCGAAACAGGGCATGATGCAGTCAGTGGCATCCAGTACATCGGCTTCCGTCACACCCGGCCCCTGCAAATCCTTCTTCAAGCGAAAACCGATTTCCGCCTCCGCGCGCGGCTGAATCAGATGGCCAGCCACGGGCACCGCAGCACCGTTATCAAAGGTCATGGCGTCCGTCAGAAAGCCGAAATCCGGCTGGTGTACGCCGAGCATTTCCTGCACAACCTTGCTGGTTACACCAATTTTTTTACCGACCACTTTCTCCCCGTCCGCTTCGCGGCGTCGCAGCATACGCAGGGAAATATAGTAGGCGTCGTCGATGGTGATATCGGGCTCGCGGGCGGTCAGCGGTGCAATACTCTGCTGTGTACGCAGCGCGTCATACAATTCGTCGCCCAGGGCGTCGATACGTGAACTGTCCATAAATTATCCGTTCTGCAAAAAGTCGAGGGTCTGGCGATTGAACAGCTCACGGTGCTCCACCATGACCCAGTGCCCGCACTGAGAAACCAGGGTCAGGCGGATATCGGGAATCCCTTTCGCCAGCTTCATAATGCCGGTCTCCGGCATCATTTTTTCATTCACCCCCCAGAAGGCCAGCGTCGGGCAGGCTATTTCACCCAAGCGATCGGTCAATTCCGGCACAGTCATTGTCGTAATAACCTGGCTGTTCTGCTGCTGGAAAATACCCCAGCGCTCACTGACAAGCTGCGCGTCTACCACGCTGTCGTCATAAACCAGCCCCCGCCGGATAAAGTCCTCGAGACGCTCTGGCGCCATTGGCCCCGAGGTAAAGACCTCTTTCATCACCTGCATGCCGGGCATGGTGAAGTAGTCGGCCTGCTGCTCCAGACCACCCGGCGCCATCAGAATCAGTTTCTCAACCAGACTGGGATAATCCAGCGTGTACTTGATGGCGATCGCGCCACCCAAGGAATTCCCCACCAGACTGTAGCGTTCCACACCAATTGTCTGCAGCGTCTGGTGAACACACTCCACAAAAAAATCGAGCGGATATTCGACGTCATCGGGTTTGTCGGAATAACCGTAACCAATAAGGTCGGGTACGATCACCCGGTAGCCCTGCTCCACAAACCAGGGATAGTTGTACTTGAAATTGCTGTGGCCGCTGGCACCGCTGCCACTGCCATGCAAAAAGACGATAACCGGTCCTTGCCCCTGATCCAGATAGTGGATTCGATGGCCGTTATCCAGATCGGCGTATTGGCCCTCGGGGAGGCCCGCGACTCGTTCGCTCATGCTTGCTCGCCTTTCATTCAGTCAATATTGTTATGCTTACCAGCCCGCTGAAAACGGCGCTAAACCCTTTTCTTTAAAAGCAAAATTCTATAGAACTGCCCGGCGCGCACTAATCCCCCAAACGGATGACAGCTCTGCGCCGCTTCCACTCACTCCACGACCGCGTCGCTGTAGCTCAGTGGGCCACCCAGCATCGCACGCGGCGACGGAGGACGATTACCGTCGACATCAACCACGCCATACTCTTCTGCCAACTCAGCGGCATAGAACACCCCGCCACTGCGCGCCATTAATGCCTCATCACGATACAGAGCATTGATTACCCTGCCGGGGAATTCAGGAGACTCGGCCATGGCAACCGCATCGGCATACAGCTCGGGCTGCGCCTCAAATACCGCCATGCTGCGTTCGGTTTTCAGCAACCCCATCCACAGCGAGACCACCGCAACGTTGAAAGGGCGGAAATCCACCGCCATATCGTGAGCCATTTTATCCACACCGGCCTTGCCCGCGCCGTAGGCGGGGCCGTGCATATAGCAACCACCACCCGCTGACGAGGTATTGACCACCAGCCCGCGCTCACTGCGGAGCAGCAACGGTGCCGCGTAGTAGCTGCTGACATAGCTGGAACGGAAGCCGACATTGAGGATGTCTTGCAGGCCGAGGGGCTTTTCCCAAAATGGCCCTGGCAGGGTCAGACCATCAGGTACCATCAGGGCGTTATTGACGAGAATATCCAGCCTGCCCTGCTCAGTATCAATCTGCTCGAACAGCGCCTTTACCTGCGTGTCATCGCTGTGATCGCAAACGACCGGCACCGCCGTCGCGCCGCGCGCTTCAATCTCTTCAGCCGTGGCAAATA comes from Spongiibacter tropicus DSM 19543 and encodes:
- the dmpG gene encoding 4-hydroxy-2-oxovalerate aldolase, with translation MNLEGKKVVLHDMCLRDGMHAKRHQISLDEMVSIASGLDQAGMPLIEVTHGDGLGGASVNYGFPAHSDEEYLKAVVGAVKNAKISALLLPGIGTVDHLKMAADLGVSTIRVATHCTEADVSEQHIGMASEMGLDTVGFLMMTHMISAEEIVVQAKLMESYGANCIYCTDSAGYMLPDQVQERIALLRRELKPETELGFHAHHNLSLGVMNSLVAVEAGANRIDGSVAGLGAGAGNTPLEVLVAVLDRMGADHGIDLYKIMDVAEDRVTPIMDHPIRIDRDSLTLGYAGVYSSFLLFAKRAEAKYGVSARDILVELGQRRTVGGQEDMIEDLALDMAKERGLI
- a CDS encoding alpha/beta fold hydrolase yields the protein MSERVAGLPEGQYADLDNGHRIHYLDQGQGPVIVFLHGSGSGASGHSNFKYNYPWFVEQGYRVIVPDLIGYGYSDKPDDVEYPLDFFVECVHQTLQTIGVERYSLVGNSLGGAIAIKYTLDYPSLVEKLILMAPGGLEQQADYFTMPGMQVMKEVFTSGPMAPERLEDFIRRGLVYDDSVVDAQLVSERWGIFQQQNSQVITTMTVPELTDRLGEIACPTLAFWGVNEKMMPETGIMKLAKGIPDIRLTLVSQCGHWVMVEHRELFNRQTLDFLQNG
- a CDS encoding fumarylacetoacetate hydrolase family protein, which produces MDSSRIDALGDELYDALRTQQSIAPLTAREPDITIDDAYYISLRMLRRREADGEKVVGKKIGVTSKVVQEMLGVHQPDFGFLTDAMTFDNGAAVPVAGHLIQPRAEAEIGFRLKKDLQGPGVTEADVLDATDCIMPCFEIVDSRIDNWKIAIQDTVADNASCGVYVLGETEADPKAFDLPALKIKVWKNGEFLSEGLGEAVQGNPLTAVAWLANTLGRFGIPFKAGEVILSGSLVPLEPVQAGDSLRMELEGIGSAEISFV
- a CDS encoding acetaldehyde dehydrogenase (acetylating), which gives rise to MAEKIRAAIIGPGNIGTDLLMKAMRSELIEPVWMVGVDPDSPGLARAKEMGLKVTSEGVDGMLATMREDGVQICFDATSAYVHAENSRKVNEQGALMVDLTPAAIGPYCVPPVNLKDAVAEKVMNVNMVTCGGQATIPMVAAVSRVQPVNYGEIVATVSSKSVGPGTRKNIDEFTRTTAGAVEKIGGASKGKAIIVINPAEPPLIMRDTIHCLTEGEPDQEAIRKSVDDMVAEVQKYVPGYRLKNGPIFDGNRVSMFMEVEGLGDFLPKYAGNLDIMTAAALRTAEMFAEEILAGRFSPSAA
- a CDS encoding SDR family NAD(P)-dependent oxidoreductase, producing MSTDNKIILVTGASRGAGKGIALALAEPGRVIYVTGRSQSEGDAPLPGTVFATAEEIEARGATAVPVVCDHSDDTQVKALFEQIDTEQGRLDILVNNALMVPDGLTLPGPFWEKPLGLQDILNVGFRSSYVSSYYAAPLLLRSERGLVVNTSSAGGGCYMHGPAYGAGKAGVDKMAHDMAVDFRPFNVAVVSLWMGLLKTERSMAVFEAQPELYADAVAMAESPEFPGRVINALYRDEALMARSGGVFYAAELAEEYGVVDVDGNRPPSPRAMLGGPLSYSDAVVE